A single region of the Oncorhynchus keta strain PuntledgeMale-10-30-2019 chromosome 4, Oket_V2, whole genome shotgun sequence genome encodes:
- the LOC118375028 gene encoding E3 ubiquitin-protein ligase RNF4-like, translating into MSSTTQRKRRTGVPSNSRRTAKSSRVTTTSVRPRAAASAAVPETIDVLESSRTESEEVVDLTCEGSELTVVDLTSNDSVVVVDEGPHGRREADSESYVLSSDEEEDTNGGLSADLLSTLQASSRARSTPGTVSCPVCMDAYAEIIESGRLVVSTKCGHLFCSHCLRDSLLRSHTCPTCRKKLTHKQCHPIYI; encoded by the exons ATGAGCAGTACA ACACAGAGGAAAAGAAGGACTGGAGTCCCTTCAAATTCCAGACGCACGGCCAAGAGTAGCAGAGTCACCACAACCAGTGTGCGACCTCGTGCTGCAGCATCAGCAGCAGTCCCAGAGACCATTGATGTGCTGGAAAGCAGCAGGACTGAGA GTGAGGAGGTGGTGGACTTGACATGTGAAGGTTCTGAGTTGACTGTGGTTGACTTGACCAGCAATGATTCTGTGGTG GTTGTCGATGAAG GGCCTCATGGCAGACGTGAAGCTGACAGTGAGAGTTATGTACTGAGcagtgatgaggaggaggatactAATGGAGGACTCAGTGCCGACCTCCTGTCCACTCTACAGGCCAGCAGTAGAGCCAG GTCTACTCCAGGGACAGTCAGCTGCCCAGTGTGTATGGACGCCTATGCTGAG ATCATTGAAAGTGGGAGGCTAGTAGTCTCCACAAAATGTGGTCACCTGTTCTGCAGTCACTGTCTCCGCGACTCACTGTTGAGATCCCACACTTGCCCAACCTGTAGAAAGAAACTGACCCACAAGCAATGCCAccccatatatatctga